The following are encoded together in the Montipora foliosa isolate CH-2021 chromosome 12, ASM3666993v2, whole genome shotgun sequence genome:
- the LOC137978919 gene encoding methionine synthase reductase-like yields the protein MPVSKSSANRFTILYGSQTGQAKAIAEEIHESSDHHGLNSNLFCLSLTEKKFTLEKEALVVFVVSTTGEGDPPDTMGKFMRRLKKKTLPGTHLQNLHFALLALGDTNYTNFCNNGKELDKRLLQLGARQFYDTGYADDAVGLELVVEPWIDGLWPALRKHLGLFSVEESPPEAVNMPTIKSTDLLINGKCSSLELTPAEIAGGNTIQPDNETSSLDTSLSRDVVVNGESKSSGEPDDKVVEHVPGVNSVLVTTGSNNGEAGVCDASLGSRVDIKPNETATVESVNGQSSLTIGHDFSEQCSSSQNPPLTLGDQLKMPAPSLLSSALSIPQLPPPYLDITFHPDRNLDCAALPLHNGVNFPSAVSGVSMATVISAKQLTSDTAVKTALDIELDITDCGMSYEPGDSFGVVCPNVDPEVEELITKLRLSEKADTPFTIQLRTSTSKKSASVPNYIPENSTIRHALLTCLEIRAIPSKALIRVLSEHTTDPQQQRRLQELCSKQGTNEYRRFVREPGLSLLDLLNAFPSCQLPFERLLELLPRLKARPYSVSSSPLENPTGLHFVFNIVEIPGIEDIKKQRQGVCTGWLNDITKIHRLGSTGDSKVPIDSFTKMSLERKIKVPVFQRNSLNFKLPGDPETPIIMIGPGTGIAPFIGFLKHRELKQKNLDLNTPLSEAWLFFGCRHKERDYLYRQELETSLSSGVLSRLFVSFSRDTVDELGHSLPPKYVQDNLRLHSTEVAEQVFEKGAVVYICGDAVNMARNVYDTFLEIVREYKSVDITEARKEMVKLRENKQYLEDIWT from the coding sequence ATGCCTGTGAGCAAGTCTTCAGCGAACAGATTCACAATTTTGTATGGATCACAGACGGGCCAAGCGAAGGCTATCGCTGAAGAAATACACGAATCCTCAGACCATCATGGTCTCAATTCGAACTTGTTTTGCCTAAGCCTTACCGAGAAAAAGTTCACCTTGGAAAAAGAAGCACTGGTCGTGTTCGTAGTGTCCACAACTGGGGAAGGGGATCCGCCCGATACTATGGGTAAATTTATGAGAAGACTTAAGAAGAAGACTCTTCCAGGAACTCATCTACAGAACTTGCATTTCGCGCTGCTCGCATTGGGTGATACAAACTACACGAACTTTTGCAACAATGGTAAAGAACTTGACAAGAGGTTACTCCAGCTGGGGGCAAGGCAATTTTATGATACTGGATACGCTGATGATGCTGTTGGATTGGAGTTGGTGGTAGAACCTTGGATAGATGGACTATGGCCAGCGTTAAGAAAGCATTTAGGCTTATTCTCAGTAGAGGAGAGTCCACCAGAGGCTGTGAATATGCCAACCATCAAGAGCACAGATCTTCTCATCAATGGCAAATGTTCTTCGTTAGAACTTACACCTGCAGAAATTGCAGGAGGAAATACTATTCAACCAGATAACGAGACTTCCTCTCTGGACACCAGCCTTTCAAGAGATGTGGTTGTCAATGGGGAGAGCAAGTCTTCAGGAGAACCAGATGACAAAGTTGTGGAACATGTCCCAGGTGTAAACAGTGTTTTGGTTACAACTGGCTCCAATAATGGTGAAGCAGGTGTTTGCGATGCATCGTTAGGCAGTAGAGTGGATATCAAACCAAATGAAACTGCGACAGTTGAATCTGTTAATGGTCAGAGCTCCTTGACAATTGGACATGACTTCTCTGAACAATGCTCCTCTTCCCAAAATCCACCACTCACTCTAGGAGATCAGTTGAAGATGCCTGCACCTTCTCTATTGTCCAGTGCATTGTCAATACCACAGCTCCCACCTCCTTATTTAGATATCACTTTTCACCCTGACCGTAACTTGGATTGTGCTGCATTGCCTTTACACAATGGTGTCAACTTTCCGAGTGCTGTATCTggtgtttccatggcaactgtTATATCAGCAAAGCAGCTGACATCTGATACAGCTGTTAAAACTGCATTAGACATTGAACTTGATATCACTGATTGTGGCATGAGTTACGAGCCAGGAGACTCTTTTGGTGTTGTTTGTCCAAATGTTGATCCTGAGGTTGAAGAATTGATAACAAAGTTGAGATTGAGCGAAAAAGCAGACACACCTTTCACTATTCAGTTGAGGACTTCGACATCAAAGAAGTCAGCTAGTGTTCCCAACTACATTCCAGAGAATTCAACTATCAGGCACGCCCTCCTGACCTGTTTGGAGATCCGCGCTATCCCAAGCAAAGCTCTAATAAGAGTGTTGTCAGAACACACAACTGATCCTCAGCAGCAGAGAAGGCTCCAGGAACTTTGCAGCAAACAAGGTACAAATGAGTACCGCAGGTTTGTTAGAGAACCTGGTTTATCCTTGCTGGACCTTCTAAATGCATTTCCTTCTTGTCAACTCCCATTTGAGAGATTGCTTGAATTGCTCCCACGATTAAAGGCACGGCCATATTCAGTATCAAGCTCTCCACTGGAGAATCCTACTGGCCTTCATTTTGTGTTTAACATTGTAGAGATTCCAGGAATTGAAGACATCAAAAAACAACGTCAGGGAGTCTGTACTGGTTGGCTCAATGACATTACTAAAATTCATAGGCTGGGCAGTACAGGTGACAGCAAGGTGCCAATTGATAGCTTTACAAAGATgagtttggaaagaaaaattaaagtCCCTGTCTTCCAAAGAAATAGCCTCAACTTCAAACTCCCAGGAGACCCAGAGACTCCAATCATTATGATTGGTCCTGGCACAGGGATAGCACCCTTCATAGGCTTTTTGAAGCACAGGGAACTCAAGCAGAAGAATTTAGACCTGAATACTCCTCTATCTGAAGCCTGGCTGTTTTTTGGCTgcagacacaaagaaagagacTACCTCTATCGCCAAGAGCTAGAGACGTCTTTGTCCAGTGGGGTATTGTCGcgtctttttgtttccttttcgcGTGATACAGTCGATGAGTTAGGACATAGTCTTCCTCCAAAGTATGTTCAAGATAACTTGAGGCTACATTCCACAGAGGTAGCTGAACAGGTGTTTGAGAAAGGAGCAGTCGTCTACATTTGTGGTGATGCTGTCAACATGGCAAGAAATGTGTATGACACGTTTCTTGAGATTGTTAGAGAATACAAAAGTGTTGACATTACAGAAGCAAGAAAAGAAATGGTGAAGTTGCGTGAGAACAAGCAATATCTTGAGGATATATGGACATGA
- the LOC137978920 gene encoding DNA repair protein RAD51 homolog 2-like: protein MSSRKLRRVHGIRTEIVNRLAKHGIHTCKDVLQQNVLELLKFTGTNYQEVIDIQRAVSQSIIPKVKTAYSLFKKSGNHQSFFPTTLLDLDKKLHGGLACGTITEIAGPAGCGKTQFCIMLSVLAAVPQDAGGLDANVIYIDTEAAFSASRLVEMASNRFPDIFKSKESLIQLSKRVHVYWESTCSSLWERLQSLEEDVISKGVGLIVLDSVASLVRKEFDSRVSRNMNERTALLSKEAAILKYLAETFHIPVVVTNQITTRFVGEGPGGGNSLSRTEAFQDVDGGVDAEPEEDDGSRVTAALGNTWSHAVNTRLIVQYLDETFRQILISKSPIAPFASFVYTIQAKGIVLERQNTLREERGANPSLQSIQVRSAF, encoded by the exons atgtcaTCTCGGAAACTTCGTCGTGTCCATGGGATACGCACTGAAATCGTGAACAGACTTGCAAAGCACGGGATTCATACCTGCAAG GATGTACTTCAGCAAAATGTCCTGGAGCTTCTGAAATTTACTGGAACAAATTACCAGGAGGTAATAGATATTCAGAGAGCTGTGAGTCAGTCTATCATTCCAAAAGTGAAAACA GCCTACTCTCTATTTAAAAAGTCAGGGAATCACCAATCTTTCTTCCCAACAACACTTCTTGATCTGGATAAGAAGCTTCATGGTGGGCTGGCTTGTGGTACAATCACTGAG ATTGCAGGGCCAGCAGGTTGTGGAAAGACTCAGTTTTGCATCATGCTCAGTGTACTGGCAGCGGTGCCTCAAGATGCAGGAGGATTGgatgcaaatgtcatttatattGATACTGAAGCAGCTTTTAGTGCATCAAG GTTGGTAGAAATGGCATCCAATCGGTTCCCAGATATTTTCAAGTCGAAAGAGTCGTTGATTCAGCTGTCAAAGCGAGTGCACGTTTATTGGGAATCAACTTGCAGCTCATTATGGGAAAG GTTACAATCACTTGAGGAAGATGTCATTTCTAAAGGCGTAGGACTTATTGTCCTGGACTCCGTAGCCTCTCTTGTCCGAAAGGAATTTGACAGCAGGGTCTCCAGAAACATGAATGAAAGAACCGCACTTCTTTCCAAAGAAGCAGCAATTTTGAA GTATCTTGCCGAGACTTTTCACATTCCG GTAGTTGTCACAAATCAAATCACCACTCGCTTTGTTGGAGAAGGGCCTGGTGGAGGAAATTCCCTGAGTCGAACCGAGGCTTTTCAGGACGTGGATGGTGGCGTGGATGCTGAGCCTGAGGAGGACGATGGCAGCCGTGTGACAGCTGCATTGGGAAACACGTGGTCGCATGCAGTGAATACGCGCCTTATAGTACAGTATTTGGACGAAACGTTTCGTCAG ATTTTGATTTCCAAATCGCCGATAGCGCCATTTGCTTCTTTTGTGTACACAATTCAAGCCAAAGGAATAGTTCTGGAGCGTCAAAATACTTTACGTGAAG
- the LOC137978923 gene encoding uncharacterized protein: MLQSCESLQEKCRRVIIRTVGSRKLLRRLPLPRKLIDWLRKYDEPAAFDPSCSSDEVVFSNNNETITFTGNGYSTTLILTPDGHGYTSGKHEWVFYFNHCRGQVAVCLVTADFKRARSYKTMPAIGRRIGWAYNQIGFLTFEVPIWEALEGLRNESYHTWDMIGILLDVDKGTLGFMKNGRELGSAFCNMSLKGQEVFPGVSLCSGREQVTIVTSRTYL, encoded by the exons ATGCTCCAGAGTTGTGAAAGTCTCCAAGAGAAGTGTCGTCGTGTGATAATTCGCACGGTAGGAAGTAGAAAGCTTCTGCGGAGGCTACCGCTCCCGAGAAAGCTGATCGATTGGTTGAGAAAGTATGACGAACCTGCAGCTTTTGATCCAAGCTGCAGTTCAGATGAAGTCGTTTTCTCAAACAACAACGAAACCATCACTTTTACAG GTAATGGCTACAGCACAACGTTAATTCTTACACCTGACGGCCATGGTTACACCAGTGGAAAACATGAGTGGGTGTTTTACTTTAACCACTGCAGAGGACAGGTCGCTGTTTGTCTTGTAACAGCTGATTTTAAGAGAGCAAGATCATATAAAACAATGCCTGCAATTGGTAGAAGAATTGGCTGGGCATACAATCAAATTGGATTCCTTACATTTGAAGTTCCCATTTGGGAAGCCCTTGAAGGTCTCCGCAATGAGAGCTACCACACTTGGGATATGATAGGAATTCTTCTTGATGTGGACAAAGGCACTTTAGGCTTTATGAAAAATGGACGAGAACTAGGAAGTGCATTTTGCAACATGAGCTTGAAGGGCCAAGAAGTTTTCCCTGGGGTCAGTTTGTGCTCAGGAAGAGAGCAAGTTACCATAGTGACCAGTAGGACATACTTATGA